From Anopheles arabiensis isolate DONGOLA chromosome 3, AaraD3, whole genome shotgun sequence, a single genomic window includes:
- the LOC120904580 gene encoding colicin-E9-like: MVEMSYLRIFLAVFALGCIGTIDGEETGGLGQSAEVAQRPGQQSIEPSAGAPSSEVTGSVQGDGKRTAKRHLSFGFGHGYGGGVGFSAGAGYGSGASLGYGSGASLGYGSGVGVGYGSGLGYDGYGGGYGSYGYGGGYGGSLARFRGFGGYGASYGASYGGGYGGYGGAGGAFHGFHAHYGKPIVTATIKEHIPIAIPKPYPVFVKKTVPVPIPIHKPVPYPVIVKKTVPVPIVVSHPVPVPITKHVPVPVPQPYPVSVPHPVPVKVPTPVVVTKPVVAYSPIVSTPIVSTPIVSTPIVSAPIVSTPIVTSAGHISVSDHGLHQTHHSHHSQYGAGAYKAYSAGSAGLYAGSTGQHYGSVGGHYGGHLYGSLGSAGATHYGATAGHYGAAHYGAGTGHYASGALTSGVLCDH, encoded by the exons ATGGTCGAAATGAGCTACCTGAGG atatttttggCAGTGTTCGCCCTCGGCTGCATCGGTACGATCGATGGCGAGGAGACGGGCGGGCTGGGACAGTCGGCAGAAGTGGCCCAGCGACCGGGGCAGCAATCGATCGAGCCTAGTGCCGGTGCACCGTCCTCCGAAGTTACCGGCAGCGTGCAGGGCGATGGCAAGCGAACGGCAAAGCGACATCTTTCGTTCGGCTTTGGCCATGGGTACGGTGGAGGCGTCGGATTTTCGGCCGGCGCTGGATACGGATCGGGCGCCAGCTTGGGCTACGGTTCGGGCGCCAGCCTGGGCTACGGTTCGGGCGTTGGCGTTGGCTATGGATCGGGCCTCGGGTACGATGGGTACGGCGGTGGATACGGTAGCTACGGGTACGGTGGCGGTTACGGTGGATCGCTGGCCCGGTTCCGCGGCTTTGGCGGTTACGGTGCATCGTACGGTGCGAGCTATGGCGGTGGATACGGTGGGTATGGCGGTGCGGGAGGCGCCTTCCACGGGTTCCACGCGCACTACGGCAAACCGATCGTGACGGCCACGATCAAGGAGCACATCCCGATCGCCATCCCGAAACCGTACCCGGTGTTTGTGAAGAAAACCGTCCCCGTCCCGATACCGATCCACAAGCCCGTCCCGTACCCGGTGATCGTGAAGAAAACGGTCCCGGTGCCGATCGTCGTGTCGCACCCGGTACCGGTCCCGATCACGAAGCACGTCCCCGTGCCCGTCCCGCAGCCCTACCCGGTGTCCGTGCCGCATCCCGTGCCGGTGAAGGTACCGACGCCCGTCGTCGTGACAAAGCCGGTCGTTGCGTACTCCCCGATCGTTAGTACACCGATCGTTAGTACACCGATCGTGAGCACGCCAATCGTGAGTGCACCGATCGTCAGCACGCCGATCGTTACGAGCGCTGGTCACATTTCCGTCAGCGATCATGGGCTGCACCAGACGCACCACTCGCACCACAGCCAGTACGGTGCCGGTGCGTACAAGGCGTACTCGGCCGGATCGGCTGGACTGTACGCGGGCAGCACGGGACAACACTACGGCAGTGTGGGTGGCCATTACGGGGGTCATCTGTACGGCAGCCTGGGATCGGCCGGCGCTACACACTACGGTGCGACGGCGGGACACTACGGAGCGGCGCACTATGGAGCCGGCACCGGTCACTACGCGTCCGGGGCGCTGACCAGCGGAGTCCTGTGCGATCACTAA
- the LOC120904575 gene encoding AT-rich interactive domain-containing protein 1B-like translates to MLNFVFVVLCALVLVGGALGEAALGNYYKDVVREQHELINEMNQNFTELERASEKLIDLGFYVGKHKLPPKTVKITKTVAVQVPVPFPVKVPEPVPVPVPVAKPVPVPVPTLVAVPVESTVATVASSPTDDGGRPSPSAEPADADPASSQVHASTAQEVQEYVHSFPIHSVYDAGDDYNPMEGNRLALAEHTASPTESTFSKPSPSSLQQLEEYQHPPQYYHSHQRPPAQQPKRQHPQQHRKPTAPGLDQAAEQYHRGRTGDQRYGGGAQVQAGAHPAGQYGPEPDALQPAAEPYDFGIDASQLHSAAFARAPDTPYTVATGVAGGKPSSAAPSAPSAIGEGYRFATAHHLHQQQQRFQQRGRFAAHQYDRGVGGRVPVAGGVGGSGESGRVSGSDGGAGLAGANVGGVGGAGPETGSHSYVQYVEDAALQAHAQVEEVPRYQSEGETRLQAGFEAGFQAGLETTHQAGLEAGFQAGLEADQEAQKGAQHDHDDLHHHHNNHHYHHGKAYDHNDRTPRPFQTVRESYPRYEKPDAARYPPSQSTAGDARGSAGGVLSEAYDHPAFAKSHRPAAATGPVPTAATVTSTATTHGYPVPGERSLYPSLSTAGHHHTHPHPAHLPGEAHQDLRDQAHHDNHDDDDGAGSSGQLRFPFYHATKHDPHLVRAGVESYRAGGAPSAGPSYQLRQQYGEHAQSSTGDRAAQAVHHHHHAGASYHSEHGGDQFGQQYKGSYPAKPTVYSVPSDAHLYPEYGGSHSDNHHQGGGHDDHGTTGKFHYHFHNVHPIGGGNDDHHHQQQSSASEHHYTAVHGGHASAEYGGGAAGPDGSVVSSYDPPASGSAFHFHDDASAAASSDVYAGASTQYGHSSP, encoded by the exons atgttaaatttt GTGTTCGTGGTACTGTGTGCGCTGGTACTGGTTGGCGGGGCGCTGGGTGAAGCGGCACTCGGCAACTACTACAAGGACGTCGTGCGGGAGCAGCACGAACTGATCAATGAGATGAATCAAAACTTTACCGAGCTGGAGCGGGCGAGCGAAAAGCTGATCGATCTCGGGTTCTACGTCGGCAAGCACAAGCTGCCCCCGAAAACGGTCAAGATCACGAAAACGGTGGCGGTCCAGGTGCCGGTACCGTTCCCGGTGAAGGTACCGGAACCGGTCCCGGTGCCGGTCCCGGTCGCCAAGCCCGTCCCGGTGCCCGTCCCGACGCTCGTCGCCGTACCGGTCGAGAGTACGGTGGCGACCGTGGCCTCCTCCCCGACCGACGACGGCGGGCGTCCGAGTCCGTCGGCCGAGCCGGCGGACGCGGACCCAGCGTCGTCGCAGGTGCACGCGAGCACGGCCCAGGAGGTCCAAGAGTACGTACACTCGTTTCCCATACACTCTGTATACGACGCTGGCGACGATTACAATCCCATGGAAGGAAACCGTCTCGCACTAGCGGAACACACTGCATCCCCTACTGAGAGCACGTTCAGTAAACCAAGTCCTTCTTCACTTCAACAGTTGGAAGAATACCAGCACCCTCCACAGTACTACCACTCCCACCAGCGCCCCCCCGCACAGCAGCCGAAGCGGCAGCATCCTCAGCAGCATCGTAAGCCAACGGCGCCGGGACTGGATCAGGCCGCGGAACAGTACCACCGGGGACGCACCGGGGACCAACGATATGGCGGTGGTGCTCAAGTTCAAGCCGGTGCGCATCCGGCTGGCCAGTACGGACCTGAGCCTGATGCGCTCCAGCCGGCGGCCGAGCCGTATGACTTCGGCATTGACGCTAGCCAACTCCACTCGGCCGCGTTCGCCCGTGCCCCGGATACGCCCTATACCGTTGCGACAGGCGTCGCCGGAGGCAAACCTTCATCGGCTGCGCCGTCAGCGCCATCGGCCATCGGTGAGGGGTACCGCTTCGCCACCGcgcaccacctccaccagcagcagcagcgattcCAGCAGCGAGGAAGATTCGCGGCTCACCAATACGATCGAGGAGTCGGTGGAAGAGTCCCAGTCGCTGGAGGAGTCGGAGGATCGGGAGAATCTGGACGAGTATCAGGATCTGACGGAGGAGCTGGACTCGCTGGAGCAAATGTCGGAGGAGTCGGAGGAGCTGGCCCCGAAACCGGTTCGCACTCGTACGTCCAGTACGTCGAAGACGCGGCACTCCAAGCGCACGCCCAAGTCGAAGAAGTACCGCGCTACCAAAGTGAAGGCGAAACGCGACTCCAGGCAGGGTTCGAAGCGGGATTCCAGGCCGGGCTCGAAACGACACACCAAGCGGGACTCGAGGCGGGATTCCAAGCCGGTCTCGAAGCGGACCAAGAAGCCCAAAAAGGTGCGCAgcacgaccacgacgacctccaccaccaccacaacaaccaccactaccaccacggCAAAGCCTACGACCACAACGACCGTACGCCCCGTCCATTCCAAACCGTACGGGAGTCGTACCCACGGTATGAGAAGCCCGACGCTGCCCGCTATCCACCCTCACAGTCCACCGCGGGAGACGCACGAGGCAGTGCCGGCGGCGTCCTATCAGAAGCCTACGATCACCCAGCTTTTGCCAAGTCGCACCGACCTGCTGCTGCAACCGGACCCGTACCAACCGCTGCCACCGTTacctccaccgccaccacccacGGTTACCCGGTACCGGGGGAACGGTCCCTTTACCCGTCGCTATCCACCGCGGGCCACCATCATACGCATCCACATCCAGCGCACCTACCGGGGGAAGCGCATCAAGATCTTCGTGATCAAGCCCACCACGacaaccacgacgacgacgacggcgccGGATCTTCTGGACAACTCCGCTTTCCCTTCTATCACGCCACCAAACACGATCCCCATCTTGTACGGGCTGGCGTCGAATCGTATCGTGCAGGCGGTGCCCCTTCCGCAGGACCATCCTATCAGCTCCGCCAGCAGTACGGGGAACACGCGCAGTCCTCGACGGGCGATCGGGCCGCGCAAGCCgttcatcatcaccaccacgcAGGCGCCAGCTACCACAGCGAGCACGGAGGCGATCAGTTTGGCCAGCAGTACAAGGGCAGCTACCCCGCCAAGCCCACCGTCTACAGTGTCCCCAGTGACGCACACCTTTATCCCGAGTACGGCGGAAGCCACAGCGACAACCACCATCAGGGAGGTGGACACGACGACCACGGTACTACCGGCAAGTTCCACTATCACTTCCACAATGTCCACCCGATTGGAGGCGGTaacgacgaccaccaccaccagcagcagtcctCCGCCAGTGAGCACCACTACACAGCCGTCCACGGAGGGCACGCCAGCGCCGAGTACGGCGGTGGTGCTGCCGGACCGGACGGAAGTGTCGTAAGCTCGTACGATCCACCTGCCAGCGGCAGCGCGTTCCACTTCCACGACGACGCATCGGCGGCCGCTTCGAGCGATGTGTACGCAGGGGCATCGACCCAGTACGGTCACTCCTCGCCCTGA
- the LOC120904583 gene encoding zinc finger protein 512B-like yields MKGFVVFVMAIALVASAEIKKKDAEAPAEAEANGEKKQEKRGLWDLGYGYESHGWDSHKSHGWEEPHVTTITKKVHVPYPVEVEKHVPYPVKVPYPVTVEKHVPVVVEKKVPVYVEKHVPVHVDRPVPYPVKVPVKVVHKEYVEVPKPYPVHVEKHVPVVVKKPVYVEKHVPVVVKSHGWEPHSHSYSEFHSW; encoded by the exons ATGAAG GGTTTCGTAGTGTTTGTGATGGCGATTGCTCTGGTGGCGAGTGCCGAGATCAAGAAGAAGGATGCTGAGGCGCCGGCTGAGGCCGAAGCGAACGGCGAGAAGAAGCAGGAAAAGCGTGGCCTGTGGGATCTGGGCTACGGATACGAATCGCACGGCTGGGACTCGCACAAGTCCCACGGCTGGGAGGAGCCTCATGTGACGACCATCACCAAGAAGGTGCACGTCCCGTACCCGGTCGAGGTGGAGAAGCACGTCCCGTACCCGGTGAAGGTACCGTACCCGGTCACCGTCGAGAAGCACGTGCCAGTCGTGGTGGAGAAGAAGGTCCCAGTGTACGTTGAGAAGCATGTGCCGGTGCACGTTGACCGTCCAGTGCCGTACCCAGTCAAGGTCCCGGTGAAGGTGGTGCACAAGGAGTACGTCGAGGTGCCGAAGCCGTACCCGGTGCACGTTGAGAAGCATGTCCCGGTCGTCGTGAAGAAGCCAGTGTACGTCGAGAAGCATGTTCCGGTGGTGGTCAAGTCGCACGGCTGGGAGCCTCATTCCCACTCGTACTCGGAGTTCCACTCGTGGTAA